In a single window of the Myxococcus stipitatus genome:
- a CDS encoding sensor histidine kinase: MTLRARVLLMSAVARRRGAIQRAFQTRVSPRPGDGRHDAESSLEATVRERTAELEAANAKLSRSLEQLHATQAQLLFADRLIALGRIAAGVGHEINNPLAFILSNLEYIHQELQQKEQLPERERQEVLEALAETRDGAERIRLIVRDLQTLSRSEDVGSGPSDLGAVVRTAAKMAMHELRHRARLVVECDGVPPVQGNGSRLGQVFLNLLLNAAQAIVPGQVDTNEVRVVARESYPGRVAVDVSDTGCGISPEHRERIFDPFFTTKPLGVGTGLGLAVCHGIVTSLGGTLTVESAPGRGSIFRVTLPVAGAFAQPPRPQVDALV, translated from the coding sequence ATGACGCTACGAGCCAGGGTGCTGTTGATGTCCGCGGTGGCCCGTCGGCGCGGCGCCATCCAGCGCGCCTTCCAGACGCGGGTGTCGCCCCGTCCTGGCGACGGGCGGCACGACGCGGAGTCCTCCCTGGAGGCGACGGTGCGCGAGCGCACCGCGGAGCTGGAGGCGGCCAACGCGAAGCTGTCGCGCAGCCTGGAGCAGCTGCACGCGACCCAGGCGCAGCTCCTGTTCGCCGACCGGCTCATCGCGCTGGGCCGCATCGCGGCGGGCGTGGGGCACGAAATCAACAACCCCCTGGCCTTCATCCTCAGCAACCTGGAGTACATCCACCAGGAGCTCCAGCAGAAGGAGCAGCTGCCGGAGCGCGAGCGCCAGGAGGTGCTGGAGGCCCTGGCGGAGACGCGCGACGGCGCCGAGCGCATCCGCCTCATCGTGCGCGACCTGCAGACGCTGTCGCGCTCGGAGGACGTGGGCAGCGGCCCGTCGGACCTGGGCGCGGTGGTGCGCACGGCGGCGAAGATGGCCATGCACGAGCTGCGGCACCGCGCGCGGCTCGTCGTCGAGTGCGACGGCGTCCCGCCCGTGCAGGGCAACGGCTCGCGCCTGGGCCAGGTGTTCCTCAACCTGCTGCTCAACGCGGCGCAGGCCATCGTCCCAGGACAGGTGGACACCAACGAGGTGCGGGTGGTGGCGCGGGAGAGCTACCCGGGGCGCGTGGCGGTGGACGTGAGCGACACCGGCTGCGGCATCTCCCCGGAGCACCGCGAGCGCATCTTCGACCCGTTCTTCACCACCAAGCCCCTGGGCGTGGGCACCGGCCTGGGGCTCGCGGTGTGCCACGGCATCGTCACCTCGCTGGGGGGCACGCTGACGGTGGAGAGCGCGCCGGGCCGGGGGAGCATCTTCCGCGTCACCCTGCCCGTGGCCGGCGCCTTCGCCCAGCCCCCCCGCCCCCAGGTGGACGCGCTGGTCTGA